The Mycolicibacterium flavescens genome has a segment encoding these proteins:
- the ynfA gene encoding putative integral membrane protein: MVLKSVMLFVLAALLEIGGAWLVWQGVREHRGWWWIGAGVMALGAYGFVAAFQPDAHFGRVLAAYGGVFIAGSLAWGMVADGFRPDRWDVTGALICLAGVGLIMYAPR, encoded by the coding sequence ATGGTGCTCAAATCGGTGATGCTGTTCGTCCTCGCCGCGCTGCTCGAAATCGGCGGCGCGTGGCTGGTGTGGCAGGGCGTGCGTGAGCATCGCGGTTGGTGGTGGATCGGGGCGGGCGTGATGGCGCTCGGCGCTTACGGTTTCGTCGCCGCGTTTCAGCCCGACGCCCATTTCGGTCGGGTTCTGGCGGCGTACGGCGGGGTCTTCATCGCCGGTTCACTCGCGTGGGGCATGGTCGCCGACGGCTTCCGGCCCGACCGGTGGGATGTCACGGGTGCGCTGATCTGTCTGGCCGGGGTCGGCCTGATCATGTACGCCCCGCGGTAG
- the ygbN gene encoding gluconate transporter — protein MEAIDPAYGATTLLLIAAGAVALLLFLIMKVKLHAFVALVLVSVLTALAAGIPVGDVPDAISYGFSDTLGSVALLVGFGVMLGRLLEVTGGAQVLADTLIARFGEKRAPFALGVAALLFGFPIFFDAGLVVFLPIIMTVARRFGGSLLLYGLPAAGAFAAMHALVPPHPGPVAAAEALGASIGVTLLVGAPVAILSWYIGVLLVSRVIGRRVHVDIPTTLFGEMNGGTTNPDPNGADDAPDGAGAGGVATAARTAPSFAAVLGVLLLPFVLISFNTVLDTLVTARILDDDTWVRYLMLLGDTSVALLITVIVAAVVLGLRRGRSMDDVSALYDKALGPICSVILITGAGGMFGGVLRLSGIGSALSDSLSGLGISLIVQAFIIATLLRVAQGSATVALTTTAGLISAAAAEASLSSLHLTLLVIAIAAGATVLSHVNDSGFWLVSRFFGMDVKTTLKTWTVMETTLGLTAFGFSLVVWLVI, from the coding sequence ATGGAAGCAATCGATCCCGCCTACGGAGCCACGACGCTCCTGCTGATCGCTGCGGGCGCGGTGGCGCTACTGCTGTTCCTGATCATGAAGGTCAAGCTGCACGCCTTCGTGGCGCTGGTGCTCGTCAGCGTGCTCACGGCGTTGGCCGCGGGCATTCCGGTCGGCGACGTTCCCGACGCCATCAGCTACGGATTCTCCGACACCCTGGGCTCGGTGGCTCTGCTCGTCGGCTTCGGCGTGATGCTCGGTCGGTTGCTCGAAGTCACCGGCGGCGCCCAGGTTCTGGCCGATACGCTCATCGCCCGGTTCGGCGAGAAACGGGCGCCCTTCGCGCTCGGCGTCGCCGCGCTGCTGTTCGGATTCCCGATCTTCTTCGACGCCGGTCTCGTCGTGTTCCTGCCCATCATCATGACCGTCGCCCGGCGCTTCGGTGGCTCGCTGCTGCTCTACGGTCTGCCCGCCGCGGGTGCGTTCGCCGCCATGCACGCCCTGGTGCCGCCCCATCCGGGGCCGGTGGCAGCGGCCGAGGCGCTCGGCGCCAGTATCGGCGTGACGCTTCTGGTCGGCGCTCCGGTCGCCATTCTGTCCTGGTACATCGGCGTGCTGCTGGTGTCGCGGGTGATCGGGCGCCGGGTACACGTCGACATCCCGACGACGTTGTTCGGCGAGATGAACGGCGGGACAACGAATCCCGACCCCAACGGTGCCGACGACGCCCCCGACGGGGCCGGCGCCGGAGGAGTGGCAACCGCGGCCCGGACCGCTCCGTCCTTCGCCGCGGTGCTCGGCGTTCTGCTTCTGCCGTTCGTGTTGATCTCGTTCAACACCGTTCTCGACACTCTGGTGACCGCCAGGATTCTGGACGACGACACGTGGGTGCGCTACCTCATGCTGCTCGGCGACACCAGCGTCGCGCTGCTGATCACGGTGATCGTCGCGGCGGTGGTGTTGGGTCTGCGGCGGGGTCGGTCGATGGATGACGTCAGCGCCCTCTACGACAAGGCCCTCGGACCCATCTGCTCGGTCATCTTGATCACTGGGGCCGGCGGCATGTTCGGCGGGGTACTGCGATTGAGCGGCATCGGCAGCGCGCTGAGCGACTCCCTGTCGGGTCTGGGGATATCGCTGATCGTTCAGGCCTTCATCATCGCGACGCTGCTGCGGGTGGCCCAGGGATCGGCAACAGTCGCGCTGACGACGACGGCCGGTCTGATCAGCGCCGCAGCGGCCGAGGCGAGCCTGAGCAGTCTCCACCTCACCCTGCTGGTCATCGCGATCGCCGCGGGAGCCACCGTGCTCTCACACGTCAACGACTCGGGCTTCTGGTTGGTCAGCCGCTTCTTCGGGATGGACGTGAAGACCACGCTGAAGACGTGGACGGTCATGGAGACCACGCTCGGCCTCACCGCATTCGGCTTCAGCCTCGTTGTGTGGCTGGTGATCTGA
- a CDS encoding putative transcriptional regulator, with translation MAKSTSDAKPNLAATSWALLGMLSYEHELSGYDIRKWIEWSMRFFYGSPAYSQIYSELKKLERLGLLSSRVESTGGTRNRRLYRITPAGLEAVRKWANESPVDPPVLKHNPLLRVTFGHLTDPARLKEILQEHVAYADDMQRKAAKDAKWAGVEPSWAYAKVALQWAERYYAAERELALKMLKELDEAEAAFADAGIEPGTQIPWPATEYWYEIEKKAEADD, from the coding sequence ATGGCGAAAAGCACGTCCGACGCGAAGCCGAATCTGGCTGCGACCAGTTGGGCGTTGCTCGGCATGCTGTCGTACGAACACGAATTGTCGGGCTATGACATCCGCAAGTGGATCGAATGGAGCATGCGGTTCTTCTACGGGAGCCCCGCCTACAGCCAGATCTACTCAGAGCTGAAAAAGCTGGAGCGGCTGGGACTGCTGTCATCGCGCGTCGAGAGCACCGGTGGCACCCGCAACCGTCGGCTGTACAGGATCACCCCGGCCGGTCTGGAGGCGGTGCGGAAGTGGGCCAACGAATCTCCGGTCGATCCGCCGGTGCTCAAGCACAACCCGTTGCTGCGCGTGACGTTCGGACATCTCACCGATCCGGCACGGCTCAAGGAGATTCTGCAGGAGCACGTCGCCTACGCCGATGACATGCAGCGCAAGGCCGCCAAGGACGCCAAGTGGGCAGGCGTGGAGCCGTCGTGGGCGTACGCGAAGGTCGCCTTGCAATGGGCCGAGAGGTACTACGCCGCCGAACGCGAACTCGCGTTGAAGATGCTCAAAGAACTGGACGAGGCCGAAGCCGCCTTCGCCGACGCCGGCATCGAACCCGGTACCCAGATTCCCTGGCCCGCAACCGAATACTGGTACGAGATCGAAAAGAAGGCCGAGGCTGACGACTGA
- a CDS encoding Zn-dependent hydrolase has protein sequence MKFRWDRLADGVFRARLPFLDVTVGLVVGRGGAMLIDTGSTLAEARALRADVAELAEHQVRHVLLTHHHFDHVLGSGVFVGAHVYCAPPVADTLMTGKDHLRADALRHGADGDEVNAALGALRAPDRQVWVAVVDLGGPTVSISHPGRGHTGHDLVAAVTGLSRPVVFCGDLVEESGDPCVGEDSDLDAWPATLDRLLRIGGEDAVYVPGHGAVVDACFLRRQREWLADRNR, from the coding sequence GTGAAATTTCGATGGGACCGGCTGGCTGACGGGGTGTTTCGCGCCCGGCTGCCGTTCCTCGATGTCACCGTCGGGTTGGTCGTCGGGCGCGGCGGCGCCATGCTGATCGATACGGGCAGCACCCTGGCCGAGGCGCGTGCCCTCAGGGCCGATGTCGCCGAACTCGCCGAACATCAGGTGCGGCACGTACTGCTGACGCACCACCACTTCGACCACGTCCTCGGATCGGGCGTGTTTGTCGGAGCGCATGTGTACTGCGCACCGCCGGTCGCCGACACCCTGATGACCGGCAAGGACCATCTGCGTGCCGACGCGTTACGACACGGCGCCGACGGTGATGAGGTGAACGCGGCCCTCGGTGCCCTGCGCGCGCCCGATCGACAGGTATGGGTGGCCGTCGTCGACCTCGGCGGACCGACGGTGTCGATCAGCCACCCCGGCCGCGGGCACACCGGCCACGACCTGGTCGCGGCGGTAACGGGTCTGAGCAGGCCGGTGGTGTTCTGCGGCGACCTCGTCGAGGAGTCTGGTGACCCGTGTGTCGGCGAGGATTCCGACCTCGACGCCTGGCCGGCGACGCTCGACCGGTTACTGAGGATCGGAGGCGAGGACGCGGTCTACGTCCCCGGTCACGGCGCCGTCGTCGACGCGTGTTTCCTCCGTCGACAACGCGAGTGGCTGGCCGACAGAAACCGGTGA
- the lutR_1 gene encoding transcriptional regulator — MASQPIVGALHGNLLKALGTAIVSGEYPAGQVLTLDGVSARHGVSRSVAREAIRVLESMGMVESRRRVGITVQSAEKWNVFDPRLIRWRLDAGDRAAQLLSLSELRRGFEPAAAALAARRAGPDQCRIMAAAVSDMVVHGRAGDLDAYLEADKLFHRTMLEASGNEMFRALDGVVAEVLAGRTHHGMMPSTPNPAAINLHDEVARAIRMRDEAAAEQAMRAIIDEASSAVSGDDSGR; from the coding sequence GTGGCGTCTCAACCAATCGTCGGCGCGCTGCATGGCAATCTTCTCAAGGCGCTGGGCACCGCGATCGTCTCCGGTGAGTATCCCGCCGGGCAGGTGTTGACCCTCGACGGGGTCAGCGCGCGTCACGGGGTGTCGCGCAGCGTGGCGCGCGAGGCGATCCGGGTGCTCGAATCGATGGGCATGGTGGAGTCGCGACGACGGGTGGGCATCACGGTTCAGTCCGCAGAGAAGTGGAACGTCTTCGATCCCAGACTGATTCGCTGGCGCCTGGATGCCGGCGACCGCGCCGCCCAACTCCTCTCGCTTTCCGAGCTACGCCGCGGGTTCGAGCCGGCGGCGGCGGCGCTGGCTGCGCGGCGGGCCGGTCCCGATCAGTGCCGCATCATGGCGGCCGCCGTTTCGGACATGGTCGTACACGGCCGCGCGGGTGACCTCGACGCTTATCTGGAGGCCGACAAGCTGTTTCACCGGACCATGTTGGAAGCCAGCGGCAACGAGATGTTCCGCGCGCTCGACGGCGTGGTCGCCGAGGTGCTCGCGGGGCGGACGCACCACGGGATGATGCCCTCGACACCGAACCCGGCCGCGATCAACCTGCACGACGAGGTGGCGCGCGCGATCAGGATGCGCGACGAAGCGGCGGCCGAACAGGCCATGCGCGCGATCATCGACGAAGCCAGTTCGGCGGTGTCCGGGGACGACTCGGGGCGTTGA
- a CDS encoding DoxX family protein has protein sequence MLIRRIARPMLSAAFIARGVEALRSPKPAADAARPTLEGLSKLPDPVGTNVPTNAETVARATAAVQIGGGLLLATGKLPRLASAALALSVVPGSLGGHTFWSETDPERKAQERRAFITDVSLIGGLIIAAVDTEGKPSIGWRGRRAAHKVSEAVSTALPVGAAAGGTLADSALADKVGHGLQVGAERGREFAHVARERGAELAEVARERGPELAERARKRGAELADVARDRAPELAEVARKRGSVLADVARERSSEWADVARDRAPELAETARERATELAETARKQADTARKQAETARKQARKEAKRQQRKLR, from the coding sequence ATGTTGATTCGACGTATCGCGCGCCCGATGCTGTCAGCAGCCTTCATCGCCAGAGGCGTCGAGGCCCTACGCAGCCCGAAACCCGCGGCCGATGCCGCACGCCCGACGCTGGAGGGTCTGAGCAAACTGCCGGACCCGGTCGGCACCAACGTTCCGACCAACGCCGAGACCGTCGCCCGCGCCACGGCCGCCGTCCAGATCGGCGGTGGCCTGCTGCTGGCCACCGGCAAACTCCCCCGGCTCGCCTCTGCCGCGCTCGCCCTGAGCGTGGTGCCGGGCAGCCTTGGCGGACATACGTTCTGGAGTGAGACAGACCCCGAGCGCAAGGCCCAAGAACGGCGTGCGTTCATCACCGACGTGAGCCTGATCGGTGGGCTGATCATCGCCGCGGTGGACACCGAGGGCAAACCCTCGATCGGTTGGCGCGGTCGACGTGCGGCCCACAAGGTGTCCGAAGCGGTCAGCACGGCGCTGCCCGTCGGGGCGGCGGCCGGTGGCACTCTCGCCGACAGCGCGTTGGCCGACAAGGTCGGTCACGGCCTGCAGGTCGGCGCCGAACGCGGCCGCGAGTTCGCCCACGTCGCCCGCGAGCGCGGCGCCGAACTGGCCGAGGTCGCCCGCGAACGCGGACCCGAACTCGCCGAACGGGCCCGCAAACGGGGTGCCGAACTGGCCGACGTCGCTCGCGACCGCGCGCCCGAACTCGCTGAGGTGGCGCGCAAGCGCGGATCGGTACTCGCCGACGTCGCGCGGGAACGCAGCTCGGAGTGGGCCGACGTCGCCCGCGACCGCGCGCCCGAACTGGCCGAGACGGCGCGCGAACGTGCGACGGAGTTGGCCGAGACGGCCCGCAAGCAAGCCGACACGGCACGCAAACAGGCCGAGACGGCCCGCAAACAGGCACGCAAAGAGGCCAAGCGCCAGCAGCGCAAGCTTCGCTGA
- a CDS encoding membrane protein produces the protein MNSERPDLAGPDGYHRDETEAQRLDRNWSSLLQELRVAQTGVQLLTGFLLILPFTDHFSDLDGVMRTVYLVTVACSIGATVLLIAPVSMHRLLFRRHRMRTLVSTAHSFAITGTLLLGVALAGVATIIFDAVADRVAAWIAGGGVLVALIVFWYLVPLRHRTPRDAS, from the coding sequence GTGAACTCGGAGCGCCCCGACCTGGCAGGGCCTGACGGCTACCACCGCGACGAGACGGAAGCCCAACGGCTGGACCGCAATTGGTCCAGCTTGCTGCAGGAGCTACGGGTGGCTCAGACGGGTGTCCAGCTGCTCACGGGCTTCCTGCTGATCTTGCCGTTCACCGACCACTTCTCCGATCTCGACGGTGTCATGCGGACCGTCTACCTGGTGACGGTGGCCTGCTCGATCGGGGCGACGGTCCTGCTGATCGCTCCGGTGAGCATGCACCGGCTGTTGTTCCGTCGGCACCGCATGCGCACGTTGGTGTCGACGGCGCACTCCTTCGCCATCACCGGCACGCTGCTCCTCGGCGTCGCGCTCGCCGGCGTGGCGACGATCATCTTCGACGCCGTCGCCGACCGGGTGGCGGCATGGATCGCCGGGGGCGGCGTGCTGGTCGCGCTCATCGTGTTCTGGTATCTCGTGCCGCTGCGACACCGCACTCCCCGCGATGCCTCGTAA
- the gntK gene encoding thermoresistant glucokinase family carbohydrate kinase, with the protein MASPIVVMGVSGSGKSTVGAALAQRLRVPFADADDFHPPANIAKMTSGEALNDDDRYPWLEAIGEWLAERCETGGVMSCSALKRKYRDQLRRHCPEMTLLHLVGTPEVIGRRQASRPGHFMPASLLVSQFETLEPLGSDEHGVDIDVDQSIDAIIDSYVSTTASTDR; encoded by the coding sequence ATGGCATCTCCGATCGTTGTCATGGGCGTTTCGGGCTCGGGCAAGTCGACGGTGGGTGCCGCGCTTGCGCAGCGTCTGCGCGTACCGTTCGCCGACGCGGACGACTTTCATCCGCCTGCCAACATCGCGAAGATGACGTCCGGCGAGGCGCTCAACGACGACGACCGCTATCCCTGGCTCGAGGCGATCGGGGAGTGGTTGGCCGAACGGTGCGAAACGGGCGGAGTGATGAGCTGCTCTGCGCTCAAGCGCAAGTACCGGGATCAACTGCGGCGTCACTGCCCTGAGATGACACTGCTGCATCTGGTCGGCACCCCCGAGGTCATCGGCAGGCGGCAGGCCAGCCGTCCCGGTCACTTCATGCCGGCATCGCTGCTGGTTTCGCAATTCGAGACACTCGAACCGCTGGGCTCCGATGAGCACGGCGTTGACATCGACGTCGACCAGAGCATCGATGCAATCATCGACAGCTACGTTTCGACAACGGCTTCGACCGACCGGTAA
- the kstD_3 gene encoding succinate dehydrogenase/fumarate reductase flavoprotein subunit — protein sequence MTSAHAATIPEGLPVTDTTVDLVVVGSGTGMAAALAAHERGLSVLIVEKSTYVGGSTARSGGALWLPASTVINGDGGADTAERAKTYLDAVVDGTATSQRSDAFVAHIGATVELLRRTTPMRLFWAKEYSDYHPEAPGGTAVGRTCECRPLDSAILGPYRTRLRPGVMEAKVPIPTTGADYRWLNLMSRMPRKGLPVVAKRLGQGVGGLLLKRRYVAGGQALAAGLFAGVLRAGIPVWTDTTLLRLVADGDRVSGVVLSHGGADITVSARRGVVLAAGGFDHQMDMRWKFQSEFLGEHASLGADTNTGDAIRLAQDIGAATDLMDQAWWFPAVAALPGAEPKVMLAERSLPGSIIVDQSANRFVNEATDYMSFGQRILERERAGNPVESMWIVFDQGYRNSYVFAAELFPRMAIPKRWYDAGIAHRAESIAELAPKMNLDGSALTSTVQRFNENAGAGVDPDFLRGASAYDRYYGDPTVTPNPNLRPLDRGPFYAVKMVLSDLGTCGGLRVDDRARVLREDGGTIDGLYAIGNTAANAFGATYPGAGATIAQGLVYGYIAAADAADR from the coding sequence GTGACTAGCGCGCACGCGGCAACGATCCCGGAGGGCCTGCCCGTAACCGATACGACCGTCGATCTGGTGGTGGTCGGTTCCGGCACCGGTATGGCGGCAGCCCTTGCCGCTCATGAGCGCGGCCTGTCCGTGCTCATCGTCGAGAAATCGACCTATGTCGGAGGTTCCACCGCCAGGTCCGGCGGGGCGTTGTGGCTGCCGGCCAGCACTGTGATCAACGGCGACGGCGGCGCCGACACCGCGGAGCGGGCGAAGACGTACCTCGACGCCGTGGTCGACGGGACCGCGACCTCCCAGCGCTCGGACGCATTCGTGGCCCACATCGGCGCGACGGTCGAGCTTCTGCGGCGTACAACGCCGATGCGGCTGTTCTGGGCGAAGGAGTACTCGGACTACCACCCCGAGGCGCCCGGCGGCACCGCCGTCGGCCGCACGTGCGAATGCCGTCCCCTCGATTCGGCGATTCTTGGCCCGTACCGAACGCGACTGCGACCCGGCGTGATGGAAGCCAAGGTTCCGATACCGACCACCGGCGCCGATTATCGATGGCTGAACCTGATGTCGCGGATGCCGCGCAAGGGTCTGCCGGTGGTCGCCAAGCGCCTCGGCCAGGGTGTTGGGGGTCTGCTGCTCAAGCGGCGATACGTCGCCGGGGGCCAGGCGCTGGCCGCCGGTCTTTTCGCCGGTGTCCTGCGCGCGGGCATCCCCGTCTGGACCGACACCACGCTGCTTCGGCTGGTCGCCGACGGTGATCGGGTAAGCGGCGTGGTGCTGAGCCACGGCGGCGCCGACATCACCGTGTCCGCGCGCCGCGGGGTCGTGCTCGCGGCGGGCGGTTTCGACCACCAGATGGACATGCGGTGGAAATTCCAATCGGAATTCCTCGGCGAGCATGCCAGCCTGGGCGCCGACACCAACACCGGCGATGCCATCCGCCTGGCCCAGGACATCGGCGCTGCAACCGATCTCATGGATCAAGCGTGGTGGTTCCCCGCCGTCGCCGCACTGCCCGGTGCGGAGCCGAAAGTCATGCTGGCGGAGCGGTCGCTTCCCGGATCGATCATCGTCGACCAGAGCGCGAACCGCTTCGTCAACGAGGCGACCGACTACATGTCATTCGGACAGCGGATCCTCGAGCGGGAACGCGCGGGAAACCCCGTCGAGTCGATGTGGATCGTCTTCGATCAGGGCTATCGCAACAGCTATGTCTTTGCCGCCGAACTGTTCCCACGGATGGCTATACCCAAGCGCTGGTATGACGCCGGCATCGCGCATCGTGCCGAGTCGATCGCCGAACTCGCACCCAAGATGAACCTCGACGGGTCGGCCCTCACCTCAACCGTCCAGCGCTTCAACGAAAACGCAGGCGCGGGTGTCGACCCGGACTTCCTGCGTGGGGCCAGCGCCTACGACCGCTACTACGGCGACCCGACGGTCACGCCGAACCCCAACTTGCGCCCACTGGATCGCGGACCCTTCTACGCCGTCAAGATGGTGCTGAGCGATCTCGGCACCTGTGGCGGCTTGCGCGTCGACGACCGCGCCCGGGTGCTACGAGAGGACGGCGGCACGATCGACGGGTTGTATGCGATCGGTAACACCGCCGCCAACGCGTTCGGTGCCACCTATCCCGGAGCGGGCGCGACGATCGCGCAGGGTCTGGTGTACGGCTACATCGCCGCCGCGGACGCCGCCGACCGGTGA
- a CDS encoding RDD domain-containing protein, with amino-acid sequence MTSGNRGPQPGQYGGGYPAGGGQPGGLLLRWLARFIDGILVGIVSWLLAFATDSASNIMVTGFFTGGLMFVYFLAFEAGTGSTPGKKLLGLTVRGPGGAAKPTAAQAAIRNSWTLLPIIPFVGGLLGVIAIIVIAVTISGSPTKQGKHDELAGGTQVVKG; translated from the coding sequence ATGACTAGCGGAAATCGCGGACCCCAGCCTGGACAGTACGGCGGCGGCTATCCCGCGGGCGGCGGTCAGCCGGGCGGCCTGCTTCTGCGTTGGCTCGCGCGGTTCATCGACGGCATCCTCGTCGGAATCGTGAGTTGGCTGTTGGCCTTCGCCACCGATTCCGCCTCCAACATCATGGTCACCGGTTTCTTTACCGGCGGCCTGATGTTCGTCTACTTCCTCGCCTTCGAAGCGGGTACGGGCTCGACTCCGGGCAAGAAGTTGCTCGGCCTGACGGTTCGCGGCCCCGGCGGGGCCGCCAAGCCGACCGCCGCGCAGGCGGCCATTCGCAACTCGTGGACGCTGCTCCCGATCATCCCGTTCGTCGGCGGACTGCTCGGCGTCATCGCGATCATCGTCATCGCCGTGACCATCAGCGGCAGCCCGACCAAGCAGGGCAAGCACGACGAACTCGCGGGCGGAACGCAGGTCGTCAAGGGCTGA
- a CDS encoding putative thioesterase, with amino-acid sequence MAGSELDDLRAVYEPLAQAVRRLVDVTIRTCADAATVEAVTNRIDCASDELSASLLADSFGVQHTRDGEAMVWGNVVIGVRNPAAPPLVVHHDTDGRVWAEFTLGAAFEGPPGHVHGGVCAMLLDHVLGATAHKPGKPAVTGTLTMRYRRGTRLGHPLRAQAWVERIEGVKTFAVGHIADADGVTVEADGVFIHPRVP; translated from the coding sequence ATGGCCGGCTCCGAACTCGACGATCTGCGCGCCGTGTACGAACCCTTGGCACAAGCGGTGCGCCGACTCGTCGACGTCACGATCCGCACCTGCGCGGATGCAGCGACCGTCGAAGCGGTGACGAACCGGATCGACTGCGCTAGTGACGAACTCAGCGCATCGCTGCTTGCCGACTCATTCGGTGTGCAACACACCCGCGACGGCGAGGCGATGGTCTGGGGCAATGTCGTGATCGGGGTGCGCAACCCGGCCGCCCCGCCGCTGGTCGTCCATCACGACACCGACGGCCGAGTCTGGGCCGAATTCACGCTCGGCGCCGCATTCGAGGGTCCCCCGGGACATGTCCACGGTGGAGTCTGCGCGATGTTGCTCGACCACGTGCTCGGCGCTACCGCGCACAAACCGGGCAAGCCGGCGGTGACGGGCACGCTGACCATGCGCTACCGGCGCGGTACCCGGCTCGGGCACCCGCTGCGCGCGCAGGCCTGGGTCGAACGGATCGAGGGCGTGAAGACGTTCGCCGTCGGGCATATCGCCGACGCCGACGGCGTGACCGTCGAAGCCGACGGTGTCTTCATCCATCCGCGAGTTCCGTGA
- the xylB_3 gene encoding pentulose/hexulose kinase, which translates to MALVAGIDSSTQSCKVIVCDADTGSVVRSGSAPHPDGTEVDPRSWWSALQAAVSAAGGFDDVAAISVGAQQHGMICLDDGGRVVRDALLWNDIRSSAAAVDLVDELGGPQEWAMRVGVVPVAAITAAKLRWLADDEPARADATAAVCLPHDWLTWRLSGSSDLGDLRTDRSDASGTGYFSSATSHYDIDLLEMAMRGRRPLVPPVLGPSAPAGRSTTGALLGPGAGDNAAAALGLSTGQGDCVVSLGTSGVVSAVGTVAPRDPEGIVAGFADATGNQLPLVCTLNGAPVLAAVARMLAVEFDELDRLALSARPGAEGLTLVPYLEGERSPNLPAAAGALHGVTTRNLLPANVARAAVEGLLCSMAYCIDKIRAHGVQVQRIMLTGGGARSEAVRQIAPAILETAVQVPVPAEYVALGAARQAAWTLSQADAAPTWRLGGTASYRADPTPSVLEQYRAAQPLTLGQ; encoded by the coding sequence GTGGCGCTCGTCGCGGGAATAGATTCATCCACTCAGTCCTGCAAGGTGATCGTCTGTGATGCCGACACCGGGTCGGTGGTCCGGTCGGGTTCGGCCCCGCACCCCGACGGCACCGAGGTCGATCCCCGGTCGTGGTGGTCGGCTCTGCAGGCCGCCGTCTCGGCGGCGGGCGGATTCGACGACGTGGCGGCGATCTCGGTGGGGGCCCAGCAGCACGGAATGATCTGCCTGGACGACGGCGGGCGGGTCGTGCGAGATGCACTGCTGTGGAACGACATTCGGTCGAGCGCGGCCGCGGTCGACCTGGTCGACGAGTTGGGCGGCCCGCAGGAGTGGGCCATGCGCGTGGGCGTGGTGCCGGTCGCGGCGATCACCGCGGCGAAGTTGCGCTGGCTTGCCGATGACGAACCCGCGCGCGCCGATGCGACCGCGGCGGTGTGTCTCCCACACGACTGGCTGACTTGGCGCCTCAGCGGATCTTCCGACCTCGGCGATCTCCGCACGGACCGCAGCGACGCCAGCGGGACGGGGTACTTCTCGTCGGCGACCAGCCACTACGACATCGACCTACTCGAGATGGCCATGCGCGGGAGGAGACCACTCGTTCCGCCGGTGCTCGGACCGTCCGCACCCGCCGGGCGCTCGACGACGGGCGCGTTGTTGGGCCCTGGCGCGGGCGACAACGCGGCAGCGGCGCTCGGGCTGAGCACCGGGCAGGGTGATTGCGTGGTGTCGTTGGGAACCTCGGGGGTGGTCAGCGCCGTCGGAACCGTCGCACCTCGGGACCCGGAAGGCATCGTCGCCGGTTTCGCGGACGCTACCGGGAACCAGTTGCCGTTGGTCTGCACGCTCAACGGCGCTCCTGTGCTCGCGGCCGTTGCCAGGATGTTGGCCGTGGAGTTCGACGAACTGGACCGCCTGGCGCTGTCGGCGCGGCCCGGCGCAGAAGGGCTCACGCTGGTGCCGTACCTGGAGGGGGAGCGGTCGCCGAACCTGCCCGCCGCCGCCGGCGCCCTACACGGCGTGACCACGCGAAACCTCCTGCCCGCCAATGTCGCCCGGGCGGCTGTCGAGGGCTTGTTGTGCTCGATGGCGTACTGCATCGACAAGATCAGGGCGCACGGTGTTCAAGTACAGCGCATCATGTTGACGGGCGGAGGGGCGCGTTCGGAGGCGGTGCGACAGATCGCGCCCGCGATTCTCGAGACGGCCGTGCAGGTGCCCGTGCCCGCGGAGTACGTGGCGCTGGGTGCGGCCAGGCAGGCCGCATGGACTTTGTCGCAGGCGGACGCAGCGCCGACGTGGAGGCTCGGTGGCACCGCGTCCTACCGCGCGGATCCGACACCGTCGGTGCTCGAACAGTATCGAGCCGCGCAGCCGCTTACGTTGGGGCAGTGA